The Candidatus Zixiibacteriota bacterium genome window below encodes:
- a CDS encoding nucleotidyl transferase AbiEii/AbiGii toxin family protein, producing MKGKISYIKSEQRKIARLVTGKFPKYYLTGGTALSFYFDHRFSQDLDFFTQDYRKEDPDQVMSFVSKESGFDFKLEAEQDDPRLVPMKVYSLGLKRRCVLKIDFVQDFEKNIKRIKNGMHSPEDIYCRKISAGIGTAKKQDTTGRIISAGRHSVKDLFDLYYLSKHHRALSEFFFKYFPYGKAEAIVAWYRGFNRMDLKIELLDLVPEVDTVRVITHLDDENLKRIPERLI from the coding sequence ATGAAAGGTAAAATTTCTTATATTAAAAGTGAGCAAAGAAAAATAGCCAGGCTTGTGACAGGTAAATTTCCAAAATACTATCTGACCGGAGGAACAGCGCTATCTTTTTATTTCGATCACAGGTTTTCTCAGGACTTGGATTTTTTTACCCAGGATTATAGAAAAGAGGATCCGGATCAAGTAATGAGCTTTGTTTCTAAAGAAAGTGGTTTTGACTTTAAGTTAGAGGCTGAGCAAGACGACCCCAGGCTAGTACCTATGAAGGTTTATTCTTTAGGCCTTAAGAGACGGTGTGTTTTAAAGATAGATTTTGTCCAGGATTTCGAGAAGAACATCAAAAGAATAAAAAATGGGATGCATTCCCCGGAAGATATCTACTGCAGAAAAATATCTGCTGGCATAGGAACAGCCAAAAAACAAGATACAACCGGCAGAATAATTAGTGCCGGCCGGCATAGTGTAAAAGACTTATTTGATCTCTACTATTTATCAAAACATCACAGGGCCCTGTCAGAATTTTTCTTTAAATATTTTCCCTACGGTAAAGCAGAAGCTATTGTTGCCTGGTACAGGGGATTTAACCGGATGGACTTAAAAATTGAGCTCCTGGATTTAGTTCCGGAAGTTGATACTGTAAGAGTAATAACACATTTGGATGATGAGAATTTAAAGAGAATACCGGAGAGGCTAATTTGA